Within Ipomoea triloba cultivar NCNSP0323 chromosome 9, ASM357664v1, the genomic segment GCAGTGGACCTTAAGTATATGTCTGCTAGAAGTTTCAAAAGCATTTTCATAAAAATCATGAACTTTTCAGCTGTGAACAACTTACCAATGCCAGATATAATTAAGGAAGAAACCaccttttgttttctttcggCATGGAAGCCATATCTCACACAATGCGGCAACAACAAACCCAACAGCTATCCTCTGTAACAAGGCAACACATTATGATCCCAAAGCATTCAAACTATTTAAGTGGCATACTAAAAGGCATCAAGAATTAACAAGTGATACCTGCAAAATTCCCAGCCATCTTATTCTTTCAATGCTCACCCCATATGTCAAAGAAGTTATTCCGTGCAAGTAACCACCTGAAATGGACAACTAAGCCCTAATGATCAACAGTAAATATTGAAAGACTAGATTTTTAGCACAGAAAATTTACAGTTTATAACTCAATAATAATATCAGGAAGGGGAACAGAAAAAGGATTTATCCAAAGGATAACACAGCAATTGGTGAATTAAGAATGATCCCATAAAGTGTGTAGATGGAAGTACAAAAGCAGATCCAATAATTTAATTACCTTGAAGAAAAATACCAAGGACAAAAAGTTTTAATCCCTTTAACACAACCTTCCTGGAAGCCTCTAATCTGTTGGAAACATTCTGGGATTGGATCAGAAATAGGAACGTCGTGTTAATTAAAGAATGTAGTAATCTAATCGACTGCTGTAGAAGTGAAGCTAAAAACAAAAGAAGCAATGTAGCGGTACCTTATAAACAATCGCCAGGGAAACTCCGGCCACGAAAAGAAAGAAAGGCATTACGAAGTCGGCCAAGTGCAATCCATTCCAAGGGCAATGAGCGATGATTGGGAAAACGGATCCGCCATAATCCACAAGCATCATAAGCTGAAACGATGgggaaaacaaaacaaaaaaagaaccAATTCTTTCAATCTCTGTTTAACTACTCATACCACTACTAAGGCAGTGAATCAAATCAAGACTTACAAAAACACAGAGGCCTCTGAACACATCAAGAGACGCAACGCGAGCAGCTGATGAGCGTTTGGTGGTAGCGGCAGCAATGGATTTTTTGGCATCACTCATTTTCCCTGCCTCTAAGTCTTTTAACAATGGCTGATCTTCTGACATTCTTTCCGATTGGGTAATCCGACAATGAGAGAAAGCAAAAAGCAGCGATATATGTCAGTGGCTACCCTATCCTGGAAGCAATGAAAGATTGGTAGTGTTCAATCCGTCGGGAGTGAGTGAAATTGGAATGAATCTGAATaaattatagaaatataaatattatatacacacacgtaaATGTGAAGATAATTCTGATAATTTTGTTTGGTTAGATGAAGAAAGGAGAGAAGAGTGGCTGTCCGACAACAGAAGTAAGGTATATCCGGGGTGCAAGAGCACTATTGTTCTTCGCGCGTTGCGGTGCAGGTGAGATGACGTGTTGAGCTGTGATTGGGCGGTGGCACAGGTTGGGTGTAGGGTCACCAACCACTCAATGTAAATCTGTAACGTGCTCTTATGAGTTTCTGATCTGAAGCGTGTCTGTCGATTATCATAACGACTAACGAGTAATCCTCATCCAGATCCAtcactaattgcaattttaatgcCCAAATCTcaaactaaagaaaataaaatcccACAATTAGCGGGTTCACCTTTTTGGATTATAGCAATTAGTACACCGTTATACGAAATTGTATTTGTGTTCAAATTTAATCCgtaagtatatattttatttacgtccatctaattaatattttgcatGCGCTCCTGTTTTGGAATGATAATGACTAATTTTGGTCCAGATTTGTAGGACTTGGTGGTTTACTGAAACTGATTACACCTTTTTTAGCGCAGCGttacatttatttaattcattgtcgcctaatattatattaatcctGATAGATAGATGAAATTTCAGTACCTAATTAAATGAATTCATGAAGGATGGAGATTTTAGTTGGTGAGCTATTTCTTTCTCGTTTGATTTCCGAGCATACAGATCAACAACCGCATACCACTtcaaaaatcaataattaaccCACTGCGTTATTCCTAATCATATTTATCCCTCGTCAACGTAACCGTAAgcgtttttttgttttttttttgtttttttttcaaaaatcaataGTTTTGTCCACTTATATTGTAGCCATATTTACTGGGTGTAACACGTATATGTCATTTATCTCTTTGttgtaagtattttttttttataatggtaggtacaaaaagaattaaaatcaAGTTAAAAAAACAACTCAGGAAGGAATATATACCCACTACATATACCTGATACATATGAAGGAATATATACAGTACTATATATGAACCagattatgaattatgatagatactaatgaaatttaaaaagaagaGATATGCATCGTTTTTTGAGGACTGGatgtaaatttttttgataGAGTGTGTAATGGTGGAAAAAACAAAgttgttatatttataaaagatATGTAACATGACCCCGAAAAGGATAAATACGTAATTGAACAAGTTTGTTAGATTTTCAATCACTCGGGAAATTTTTTTACCTACTTTAGGtggaatttatttttcttgatattATGGAATTTGATTCCTAATTAACCTAAACGTTCCTTAGTCAAAAGTACACCAGACGTGAGAATAATTTGttcacattttaaattttcaagaaAGTTGTTATCAAACACGGCCTCTAATTAAAACTTTGATGATACTATGCCAATAATTATTTCTTGtgtatactataaaaatattttttaggtgTGAAAAATACATCtcatttgtttaaattaatttctttcttGTGTCAATTTTATAACTGTagagtaaaaaaaaagtatatcatGAGTTATACATTCtaatgattgaaaattattgaGTAATGATCAGTCATATATAAGATGTTGAATAAAGccttgtttccttttcttttgacGTCTTCTATTGATGATAATAATTCCAGAATTTGCAATAATCTGTATGGAAGGAGATGAAGAAGCAAAAAATATCTCAAAACTGCTACCCCAATAGCGTATGTCGGTAGCGGTCCAATTAATGGGTAGGAAAGAGAGACACTTACTTGGTCATCGGAAATGGTTGACTACCAACGTGCATGAATGGCTTATTGGGATTGGAGGGAAGTTATATTGAACCCCAAAAatgtgtgtgtttttatttttatttttttatttaccaagtatgtCTTGAAATTAtcgtttaataatttttttaattaaaacgtAATAGTTTTGTATAAGTTCATAAAAGAGACGGTAAATTTGATCTAAATTTACATAGTGTTAATCACAATCTTTACGGGCTAAAACTTTAATGtgaaaacacaaataacaatgaatCGCATGTAAATCAAACTAATTAACTAAATAATGTTCATGatcatgaatttttaattaaaacaataataataaggataaagacttACCTGCTTAATCACCTTGGAGACTGGAAAACTTAGAGACTATAAAATCTTACAATCCCTAGAGTTTTTCTGGGTATTTATATATGGGGTGAGAATCATCTTTCAAGAGGAATAGGAAACCTCTTTCTACGAATAGAAATTAGACAGTTTAGGACTGTGAAACCTCCTTTTAGAAATATAAATCCCTTTAGGAATGTAAACCTCCTTTTAGAAACCCGTAACATTTTTCAacatcttttaacccttataaacttaaattttaacagaatggAGGTAGGGAATTTCACTAAGTAATTTCGCCTTTATATATTACTGTAATCATCACTGTGAGTCTCTTATGGAATCACAACatttattatatgaatcaatgttagaaataaattatttccaACACATACATTctttttaagaattttattgatggGTCGGTTTAATACGAAGGGTTTAGTATATGCTTGAAACTTGCGAGACATGTTGTCTCACTTATGGAAAATACAACTTGAAGATCCTGATTTAATTTTAGggattgcttcttttttttttagtattatgactttattacaatgtagtacctgttcgtagctactttctcaaccaaatgaagcacaaagaaccAATATTGGTAAATAGACTTGTAATTAATGCCCTTGATACAGGAATTTACTTTCGGCATTTAGTTTGAATGCCTTAATTGGTAATTTGAACTGTATACATAcattgaaaaatgacttataaGATATCACAATCCTTTTTACAAGCAATTACATTACCCTATTTCTTCCAAATTCTTTTAAGCATTATACTTTGTTACTGATCGTTCATCATGACCAGGTAAAGACTGATTTAATTTGGTAGTAAAATCAGCATTCATGATCTTCTTCATTCTCCCGGTGTGCTTGAggtgtttttgtttaattaaaagaaaaaaatctgaATACGAACACTAAACATATTGCATTGGTTCCTTAACTTTGAAGTTACGTTAAGAAAACGTACAACTAAAGGGCGGGGGCATGCATGCAACAAATAAGATGAGCCATGCCAGACGTGGAATCCATTTAACCATAACATAGAATGGCATTATTGGCATGTTGTtgtggactttttttttttttgaaaacacatgTTGTTGTGGACTTAATCCCACTAACTTGGTGCAATTAAGTCGCAACGCGTTTTCCCCAAACTTTAATTCTCAAATGCGTAGACAATTTGGATAGATAGTGAGCTTTATCAGAATAGGTCAAATGTTTTGATCTTAATATATACCAATAAATCGAaatattaataatcaaatatttagtGTAATAGAACGGGACATAGCTAAACCTATTAATTATTGAGCCATATCTGTCCGCATGGACAACTCAGATCTAATGagacataataataattctatcaTTGCTAAATATATttgttcattatttttaatttgttgtatatTGCCTATGGtctaatatacataataactctatatattaaattagttatggagtatttattgtatattttaagaaaGATTAGCATTACAAAAATGCTTAAGTATCACTCCGTACAATACTTTGTCTTTGAATTGACTTAAAtgtttttaaagattttttcaaataatgctGATATTGAATAGATCAAATATAAAAAGTATTAACAAGTAGAAATTAAAGTGGACTAGTATATTTGTAGAAAAAATCTACGAGGTAGTTGATTAGGCGTGGCAGAGTAGTTATTAGACGTGGGTGGGCAGTTAACGCGGCGGAGTAGTTAAGTAGCCAGGAAAGAAACAGTCTTGTGTTGTGTATTCCCACCCAAGGCAGGCCAATTCTCAGGCCGATCGACAACCAGTTTTCAAACTTCATCGATCATAGCTTCTTCTTGAAGATAGCAGAATTGAAGAGGAATCTGGGGCCTATCTATCTATCTGTTACCATGGAGAGTCTTTATCTTTTCCAAACCAATCCCAACTAAACTCCACGTCCTAAAGTCTTCTTTCCCTCCGACGCTATCGCTCCCTCACCTCAACTTCGCCGCCGCTCGTGGCCGCTCCGGTAGCTGCCTACGCTCCTCTTCTGCTTCACAGACGACAACTTGGAAATTTGTTGATCATCATTCTTCTCAACCCGCAGATGGGTGGGTGTCCAAGCCCCATCCCCATTTTTTCACACAGCTTATCCAAATTATATCCAACCGACCAAAGGTACTACTTTTGGGgcatatatgttaattaattcaacattgttctgatctgatctgttattgaaatatatttaattcgCTGTTTGCGAATTTGAGGtcttttatttgtttagttTAGTTCATGAAAAATACATACAGATAAAACATGTATAGTTGCAGCGCAGCTTATCTGAATTATTATTCACCAAAGGGCTGGCATAGTGGCATCACCATGATTTTTAATcagttgaatatatatacattatgctTTTGTGTTGTagtaactttaatttttctgaaactatagtttttatttattttattttgtggcGGGGCTAATTGTATTTCAGGTGATAACAGTAACCCCAAGTGCAATAGTGCTTCTTTCGGCCTTTTGCTTGTTTTTCATCCATCCACTAAGTGCTTTTGCTAGCAGCTTTCAAACTGCAGCCAAGTCTGGAGGAGGGGGTCTTCTTGTTCATGCTGAAATACTAAACAGTGCATGGACCGGCTTCTTAGCTGGCTGCCTACACACATTGTCAGGTCCTGATCACCTTGCAGCTCTGGCTCCGCTATCCATAGGACGAACACGGATGGAAAGTGCAGCCGTAGGAGCTCTCTGGGGTTGTGGCCACGATGCAGGGCAGTTACTCTTTGGCCTCTTGTTTCTACTCTTAAAAGACAGGCTCAGCCTCCACATTGGACTTCTCGAAACCTGGGGTACAAGAGTTGTCGGTTTTACTCTTCTTGTGATTGGAGCAATGGGGATAAGGGAAGcatatgaaaatgaaaatggggAGTTTGATGTTAGCTTACAAGGAGGCTTTGAGACTGCAGCGGCGGCCATTGGGAAGAAGAACAAGGTTGGGTTCGCAACGTTTGCCACTGGGATCGTTCACGGTCTGCAACCCGATGCACTGATGATGGTGGTGCCGGCTCTTGCCTTGCCTTCACGCTTCGCCGGCGCCGCATTCTTGTTTATGTTCTTGGCCGGAACTGTTATAGCAATGGGAAGCTATACTGCGTTCTTAGCTTCATGTAGTCAGGCCCTCAAGGATAGAGTCCCTCGAATAACCGAGAAGCTTACTTGGGCGTCCTCGCTAGTAGCAATTGCTCTGGGGTTTGCTATTCTAGCCGGTCCATATTTTGGTTTCagtttgtattaattaattaatttcaattacCCACTATAATTTGGTTGTCTTCCATGAAGATTATATCATCTTTTTTGAATTTGACAATTTTGCATTTCTTAATTTCACATTTGAATATCTGTACAAGGATCAAGATTTGGCGTGCAACTCAATAAAGCTCACTGCTAGTAGAGTGAGCTTTATTGAGTTGCGGGTATAGAATAAGTTTAAAAATGCCCAatatttcaattgttatacaacGGACCAGtggtataaaatatgttaattatagacacacttaatttaaaaattattttcaaattagaatCCATAGTATAAGATAGaacatgattcatggtataatttgtcccAATATTCATACAAGACCAACCATTGTTAAGTAAGTGGTGGCCCAGGCCTCCATCACCAGGACCCAGTATCGGATCCGGGCCTTCCTGGGCCAACTAAGGCCTGTACATTGGAGGATAAGGACCAACCTGTTAAAGGGTAGTCATAGACTCATAGTCTAAGTTTGAGAAATTCAAAGCCTTGTTACTTTGTTAGCAATCGTTAtacctgcaccacggtgcacgtAGCAATGtacaccacgtacgtaaaacgacgtcgttttggtgttagtggatGCAAAtaactccagggaattcattatctagaatacacagaatgtttgcctagaatacacagaatattaacacacaatacacagaactcatatatcctcctaacattcgaatgcacaaacacatcacaacttgtgttaataacataaatacacagaatattgacacaaaatacacaaagctcatcctcctaaacattcgaatgcacaaacacatcacaacatgtgttactaacatgaatacacataacggttgcctagaatacacagaatggttgcctaaaatacacataatgattgcctggaatacacagagtattaacataaatacaaagaCCGGCGAAACAAgaaacgtgatttctaaaaagacggacgattagtttacaatgctcaaaacgacgtcgtttaggtacgttgtgcacattgctatgtgcaccgtggtgcatggtataatttgccctttgTTAGTCTGCTCAAGGCTAATCTTCAAACTAAAGTCgcgcaaattttattgtggattgCGGTCCACAatctaaacgacgtcgttttgattaataaaaatagaTGGTTGAAACGGTCTATattccgcgccattcactttgagtttatatacactgtagttacatttcaacacaactgtagtttcttttcaatataactgtagtttcattcaatattataaattcaaatatgtaaacctgttattcagtttcctttcaacacaactacaatatcatttcgatatgacaacagtttcattagacaatatacaccaaaaaatgtgaaactgttattcagtatcagtttatatatactgcagttacatttcaacacaactacaattacatttcgatataactatactttcatttgataatataaaaacacaaatataaaactattattcagtattagtttatatacattgcagttatatttcaacataactacagttaCAGTTCGATATAACTAcggtttcattcgataatattaaaacaaatgtgaggcagtatcttttgagatgaactgtagtatcagttacggagtTCCGTTACGACTAACGGACGCTGTTTCTGCCACTTACTAAAACGGCATCGTTTTGtgattgtggaccatggtccaccgtataacgactGCTAAAGTCATCAATAATTATTCCGTGTACATTTATCAATCAatatctaaaaataaacatttataaaaaatttgcaatataatgtaaattatagtTGTTGATTTTACGATTACAAGATAGTTGGTCGGTAGGTCaacactaataaaaaaatacaaaaataatgcgAAAGGGATATTATTGCTAGAAAGCAAAAATCAATCGCTTTACAATGTGCCTCTCGAAGGATATTTTTACATAGACAGCTGGccttaagaaaaaaaaggagATGATTTACAAATTTAGCGTAGGAAACTTCGCTAATTCAAGCTTAGATTTTCTTCCTAAAACGCAATATATCTTTTCTAAAACGTAAAACGAAAAACCGTTGCGAATTTGGTAATAGATCTTCTAAATATCTTTTTGACGCTCCTTTAAATCTCTTTGTTTGTCGGCAACCATATGGTCTGCGCCACTGGTTGGTCAATTGGCCGAGTagttgttatacagtggatcatggtccacagaaCGCTATGTGGACCATGTCCATTAcgattgtcaaatgaaattgtaacgGAAAACTGTGGCGAATTTGGTAATGGATTGTCTAAATATCTTTTTGACACCCCTTTAAATCTCTTCTTGTCGGCAACCATGTGGTCTGTTACTGGTTGGTCAATTAGCCGGGCAGTTGTTATAtagtggactatggtccacacaacgtTATGTAGATCATGTCCGTTACGattgttaaatgaaactatagtatgaAACAAGATATCCATGTGCACAACTCACAATAATAtgcaataatattataaatataaaagttgAAGTGCAATATAGTCGACAAAATGTCGAAAAGATGTATGTCAGCTTATGTTATTTATAATAGGTTGTTTTAAATCGAAAAAACTTATAATTCGCTTTCATTGAAAATCAAAGatgaaattttatgtttattaagTTATCAATGTGATGAATTCCGCCTAGAAAAAGTGATGCCTGAGTTTGTAGTTGGGAGTAGGGCAAACATCATAGGATAGGGGTCTAAGCCGGCCATttgttgtgaattgtgattacGATGACAtgactatatatgtatatgtatatatacccaACAGTGACAACACAGATGAGTGGCAGTGGGAGCACTTTCCCCCTAATCTTACGTCATCATCATAAAAAATCTGAAAAAGCAAACCATGCAAAGAAGAAAGTATCCCAGATTCCCGTGCCCCTCTCTCATCTGCACCTTTAACctctactttattattattattattattatttttaattactttgtttgtacgtttattttacatttttaaagaaaaataacaataataaaatgaagatgaagaatcatGCCATTTGATTTCTTAGTTGTACAAGTCAAAACGTTACGTCGAGACTCTGTGCTGCAGTCACGGGAGAAAGGACATTATGTCCCATTTGAATTGGGGATTAGAATCCACTTCACTCAATTTTTTATCATTTGTTTAAACCTCCTTACTTGTTTCTCACACAAAAATCCTATTCTGAATCACCCAAATTTCTTGTACTTGGGGTTTCACACCTACGACTACAACATTAGGTGTGAAACTGacattgtatgtatgtatgtacgtatatgCTATGCTGACATGCATTTCTATCAATTCAACCTTTTCCTTCACGGTTCAAAACACTGGGGACTGGGGAGGTACggagtactaaatatattatatgtgatGCAAGCGATCATACGAAtaatcaaatcaagaagaatATAATGAATTTCCCTACCAAGTAAAAAGGGAAACAAACACTACAGTGCTCCCTCATCATATCCCCATATAAAGCAAATGAAAAAGATAGATCAGAAGAGACGTTCACGTTGGTTGGGATTTAATTAAAGGCCTAAAAacaattgataaattaaaatttccatTAGAATCATCCATCTTATCTCATTTCATctgtaattaaaattaacaaagttTTGTGCTGTAGCTAGCAACAGCAGCATAGATATATATGTTCTGatctaataattaatttaatcaataaTCGATCAGTCATTCATTCATTCTACATCATGATAGTAAGGCTGGGATAAAGGATGTCTTGGGCAATCGACAGATGGGGCATGAATGAAGGAAGGCCTCACAAGATTTGCATGAAGAGAGGTGTTTGCAAGGCAGAAACACGACGCTGGAACACCGAACATTACAGCTTTTGCACACCATCTTTCTCAGACCTTGCTCCCCCTCGTGGTTTCCTTGATCAAGGAAGAACAGTACTTGATCATCTTCATCGTTGCACGACTCTGCGTCCTCCGCCCACGTGCTCTCTCTCACCCCTTCCAACGTCTTGCTCAGAGACGCCACCATTGCTTCCTTCTCCTTCACCACCTGCTCCCACGACTGCTTCTCACTCTCCAGCCTCTTCACCAAGCTTTCAAGCTCAGCCCTCTTGTTCATCGCCACCCTCATCTCTCCCTCCTTGTATTTCAGTAAAAATTGGGTTTTTGCTTCGTAGCTCCTCAGGATCAAACCCAGTTGTTCCATCCTCTGTTCTTGAACACCAAATCTCAACCTTTCGTTCTGTTTCACAACGTAaccatacaaattaaatatataataattcaaattcattccccgccccaataaataataaaatagattttttttttacctggaGACAGATAAAGCGATCCAAATCCAGTTTCTGTTTCTCAAACTGGGCAGCAAGATTGAGGGGAAAATCCGGCATGACTTGTTGGGGATGCATTGGAGCCATCATAACATTCCCAAAATTCTGATTGACAAAATGAACCTGTTGTtgcggcggaggaggaggacTGAAAGCATCAAGTCCGGCAGCAAATGCAGCAGCATTGTCAGACGACAGAAACACCGGATTCTCCGAACACCACCACTCAGACTGAATAGCCATGACGAAGAGAGaatgaaaggaaaagaaaatgaagaggtGGAAAAAACCTGAAAGAGGTTGGTGAGTTTATATACGAAGAGAGGAGGGGAAGAAGATAAATGCTTGGGGCCCGGTGTGGTTAAAAAGGTGGGTAGAGGCGTATGATTTTAAGGAGAATAGTGAATAGGGAAAATAATTAAGAGAGAATgagaaattgaaattattaaaagtgGTAACTGATAATAGAGTATGGAAGGTGGTAAGTATTGCAGAATCCAACCCATGCAGATTTTGTGagtaaacaaaaaacaatggaTGATAAGGTGGGTGGGTGTTTGAGTTGAAGCGGAAGCGGGGAAACAAACAATTCTATTATATTCCGGCTTCTCCAAAGTAACTGCTACACAAGAAAAGGTCGACCGCTTCCCTTTTTCTCCGTTTCTAGATGAATAAATGTGTGGGAGTCATACCAAGGCCAAACAATAGGATTCTATTCTATTTCTTCCTCCATATTATTCAACTCCCTTTTACGCTTCTACcgctcatctttttttttttttttttactccttACCTTTCAATTAATTAtcacccaatatatatattttttcttatgcTTGCCCCACCAAATCtcttactatttttttaaagtattttttgCACAACAtaccataaataaattaatatatcatataaatacataaataataaactatatatacttCGTATTATTTACGAACTCAAACAATTGCCAACATAGAAATTTACATTTCTATTCAATATAAACAGCAACAGAGtatataatattaagaaatatttataaaatttcataattaagaaaaaaaaagccttAGTTGTCATATATGCTCGTAAAGTTGttaaattttactaaatatCCTCATCACAAATCTTTGAATTTAATTCATCATTATCCACTCAGGACTATAAAAGAGATCTGATTGCATGAAATCATTATTACTCGCGTGCGTTCCACGTGCGTTGCATAGAATGaatttgtgcaattatactattataccttataaaaatatataaataaaacgTGATAGTTGTCACATTTATCAAGTTATTATTTAACATAACAATTATTAGTTcccttgtctcattttatctgtcatacttagtATTCATtcgtcaaaccaactctttcttccttgcgtatttttttaagtattttttactcattttaaatttttttttttgtgtttaatagtactgtCAGTGtagttttttaatatataaattttgtatactaatattaaaattaatattatgaaaaattagattaaaaataatttcagtcaagcctcattaaccgaaccaaacacataGGACGGAGGGAGTggattttatatagtaatagcTTGAAAATTAGTTTGGGTGGAAGTTGTAAAagtaggattttatttttattaatagtatagattatattataataataaaagtgtaAACTTAATAATCATGAaccataatataaaaaatagattAGAAAAGCATTTATTGCTGCGCACACCAAAAGTGTAGGTCTGTACACCTTAATTCTTTGACTCACAAACAAATCACTGAAAAGGGAacatagatttttaaaattttcattggtaatataattattggaaTGTTGAAATTAATCGCATTTCGAATTTTCCATGCTGGCGATGaccatgaaaataaaattatttatagtttaCTTTGATTCCTCGTTTCTCTCAAATTACACCTTGTAGTGTGTACACATTTAGGTGCATTCTCCGATACTCTCttctattaataattatataatataatgactCCAACTAAGCAATTACTCCTAATATTTACTCCCTACCTAATTCTAGTATTATAAGTAAACCACATAGTCAAAAAAACAATCTCAAATCAGTTTTTTTAATCCGATTGTTATCCTATAAATgttgtgataaaattaattttagtttttgtaattaaatttgttaattctaatgatattttatatatttattattttattaaaaaatccatttaaattttacttaattagttttttaaaaGAGATAACTTGACTATATATCTCGAGTTTcaagtttatttaatttgggGTAATATATAATTAGTACATAAATAAGTCacaatgaattttttaaattagtcaaataatagtataattcaAAATTCCATATGGCTAGCAAATATTATTAACTTGTCAACAgttcgcctccactgagactcaaactcactcccttccacatgggcgTGCATGTCAGGTGTGGCTAAACCACAATGTCTTTGACAAAAGCTATAACAATACAATTGGTGGAATTTGGATCCGGTTACAATGTAAAACCTTATTATTTACATTGAAGTCATCCCAGAATGCAAAATTACATCAATAACCAAGTCAAAAGTTCCAAGATAACGCATGGACTA encodes:
- the LOC116028923 gene encoding probable BOI-related E3 ubiquitin-protein ligase 3, with the translated sequence MAIQSEWWCSENPVFLSSDNAAAFAAGLDAFSPPPPPQQQVHFVNQNFGNVMMAPMHPQQVMPDFPLNLAAQFEKQKLDLDRFICLQNERLRFGVQEQRMEQLGLILRSYEAKTQFLLKYKEGEMRVAMNKRAELESLVKRLESEKQSWEQVVKEKEAMVASLSKTLEGVRESTWAEDAESCNDEDDQVLFFLDQGNHEGEQGLRKMVCKSCNVRCSSVVFLPCKHLSSCKSCEAFLHSCPICRLPKTSFIPALLS
- the LOC116028873 gene encoding uncharacterized protein LOC116028873, whose product is RGIWGLSIYLLPWRVFIFSKPIPTKLHVLKSSFPPTLSLPHLNFAAARGRSGSCLRSSSASQTTTWKFVDHHSSQPADGWVSKPHPHFFTQLIQIISNRPKVITVTPSAIVLLSAFCLFFIHPLSAFASSFQTAAKSGGGGLLVHAEILNSAWTGFLAGCLHTLSGPDHLAALAPLSIGRTRMESAAVGALWGCGHDAGQLLFGLLFLLLKDRLSLHIGLLETWGTRVVGFTLLVIGAMGIREAYENENGEFDVSLQGGFETAAAAIGKKNKVGFATFATGIVHGLQPDALMMVVPALALPSRFAGAAFLFMFLAGTVIAMGSYTAFLASCSQALKDRVPRITEKLTWASSLVAIALGFAILAGPYFGFSLY